Part of the Marinobacterium rhizophilum genome is shown below.
TACAAGGTGGAAGTGCTGATCTTTGCCAACCCGGATCCGGGCTCGCTGCACGAACAGGCCTGGCGCAACCTGGAGATCCCCCGCCTGGCCGGCGCTGCGGAACTGGGCAACGGCGGCAGCGGCAGCTACCAGCGCCTGCCCGCCAACAACCTGGTACTGACCGCTGAAAAGAACCGCCTGGCACGCTTGCAGGGGTTTCGCACGCTGTTTCATGGTGCCTGGTACCAGCCGGTGGGCAACCCGAACAACAGCCGAGCGGTGCGCCTGCGCGGCGGCCAGCTGATGCCCAACGGCGCCTACGAACTGGACGGGTATCTCAATATCGAACAGGACCAGGCCCTGCAGCTGCACCCCAACCTGTATTACACCCGCCGCCAGGACGGCGGCAAATTGCTCACCGCCACCCTCGACAGCCCCCGGAGCCTCAAGGCCAACGAGATCCACTATCTGGACAACCCGCTGTTCGGCGTACTGGTTCTGATTCAGCGCTAGTCCGGCAACACGCCAGACCCCGGCGTTACGGCGCCTCGGGCACGACAGTCCCTGCGGCCTTGACAACAGCATCGCCGTCCTGCGGGCGTGCGCCGGGCAGGTCGACATGAAACACGGCGCCCTCCCCCGGCAGGCTGTCAAAGCTGATCCGGCCACCGTGGCGTTCAACCAGCGCCCGCGTAATGGCCAGCCCAAGCCCCGTACCACCAAGACGCCGCGTATCCGATGAGTCAGCCTGGGTGAAACGCTCAAACACCTGTGCCTGGAATTCCACCGGAATACCCGGCCCCGAATCCGCCACGCTGATGCGCCACTGCCCCTGCCGTGGCTCAACCGAGACCACCACTTCACCCTGGGTGGGCGAGTACTTGCAGGCATTGGAAAGCAGGTTCGACAGCACCTGCAACAGCCGGTTTTCATCCCCCAGCACCGCCGCACCCTCTGGCGCAGCCACAGCGCGCAAACGCACCTCGAACTTGTCCGCATAGCCCTGATTCATCGCCAGCGCCTTATCGACAAGCGCGTCGAGCAGCAGCGGCTGCAGCTGCAGCTGCGCCTCGGCATACTGAATCTTGCCGATATCCAGCAGATCGTTGATCAGCACTTCGAGCCGCTGGCAATTATCGTAGGACAAGGCAAGGGCACTGGCCTTCTTGTCCGGATGCGCATCCAGCACGCCGCCCACCACCAGCCCCAGCGCGCCCTTGATCGAAGTGAGCGGCGTCCTGAGCTCATGATTCACCGTGGAGATAAACTCGTCCTTCATGCGATTAACCTTGTGACGCTCGGTCAGGTCATGAATGATCAGGGTGTAGCGCATTCGCTCACCCACCGGCAACGGACTCAATGCCAGCTCGATCGGCACCCGCCCGCCATCCAGTCGCCGCGCCCAGGTATCACAGCGGCTCCCCGCATCCGACAGCGTGCGCAGCCCGCCGCCACCGGCAACCAGACTGACGAAGAACTCCGGCACCACCTCACTGATAAGCTGCCCGAGCAGGGCCTCGGCCGGGCGACCAAAAAGCGCCTCACCGGCCGGATTGACCGATTCTACCCGCCCCTGGTCATCCAGCGTCATGATGGTTTCTATCGCCGTGTTAAGAATGCCGCTGAGTTCCGCCGTGCGGCGATGCACCAGCACCCCCACCTCAAATGCCCGACCGGTCATGGCCAGCAGAAACGCACCCAGCACACTGGTAAACAACAGACCTGCGGTGAGCACACCCCAGGCCTGCCAGCCCCGATGCCCCGACAAGTACCCCGGTGACGGCCAGAACTGCAGCACCCAGCGGCGCCCACCCACCTCAAGATCCGCAGACCATCGATAGGGGGCCTCAGCATACTGCTCCGACTCATTCGCCCCGTAGAGCCAGGACTTTCCTGGTACAGCCGAGGCATCGCTGATCGACAGCCCGATACCGTCCGACAGGCTCGTTCTCACCACCGCATCCATAATATCTCCGACACGAAAGACACCCACTGCATAACCTGCGAGGCTTCGTCGACGCTGCTCCACAGTCTGGGCAATCCCCTGATACACCGGATGAAACAGCAGAACTCCTGCCTGGGAGCTGCTTTCCTGCACCAGCGTAACAGGCGCCGTTGCCACAGCAAGGCCCGTATCACGCGCGCGATTCAGCGCCTCGCGCCGATCGGCGCTGGACGCCACATCAAACCCCAGCGCCTTGCTGTTATCACCCAAAGGCTCCAGGTAAGTCACCACCACATAGTCTGGCCGCCTGGCGGCACGCACCATTGCGCCTTCCTCGCCGCGCTCCGTGATCTCAAACCCGGGGAAACCCTCTGCACGAATCAGCGATTCGAAATCCTGCCGCTGTACATCGGATACACGCGGATTCCACCCCAACCCCTGAATACCCGGCTTTTCACGCAGCATCCTGTCGACAAAGGTTGCAAATTCAGAACGCGTGACCCGGGATGAGCTGACAAAAAAGCGTTCGATTGACGCCACAGAATCCAGATGCCTGCCCACACTGGCACGCAGATTCTCCGCCGCCTCGCTGGCAGCCTTGCGAAATTCAAGCTCGGTACGCTCCAGTTCCCAGCGACTGACCCACACGAACAGGCTGATCACCGCCACCAGCGACAGCAATAGCGGCACCGCCACCGAGTGGCGCCGCCCCCACCAAAGCGAGCGCGGTTGCGCAAAGGCGATATGCATCAGGGGCGCTGCGATCAGCACGCCAATAACATCACCCACCCACCAGGTAAACCAGCTATAGCCGTACTCGGCCACGCCAATCACACCGCTGGCATAGAGACTGGTGGCACCGAAGCTCGCATTCACCAGGCAGGCCACGGGGCCTGCCAGCAGCATAAACCGGAAAATTTCCTTCTCGCGGGACTGGGTGATTGGAT
Proteins encoded:
- a CDS encoding CsiV family protein, translated to MTLDRTRHPLLNLLSLALLTLLSLCAQAENPVYKVEVLIFANPDPGSLHEQAWRNLEIPRLAGAAELGNGGSGSYQRLPANNLVLTAEKNRLARLQGFRTLFHGAWYQPVGNPNNSRAVRLRGGQLMPNGAYELDGYLNIEQDQALQLHPNLYYTRRQDGGKLLTATLDSPRSLKANEIHYLDNPLFGVLVLIQR
- a CDS encoding CHASE domain-containing protein, translated to MDMFFRAGSARVWLLSVLVLGTAYALVGRLALLLAIPPGYATAIFPSAGIAVAAMLIWGNRLWPGVFLGSVLLNCWVSLEQGPLSTVVMQVSLGAASGATLQALAGAWLVRRVLGYPITQSREKEIFRFMLLAGPVACLVNASFGATSLYASGVIGVAEYGYSWFTWWVGDVIGVLIAAPLMHIAFAQPRSLWWGRRHSVAVPLLLSLVAVISLFVWVSRWELERTELEFRKAASEAAENLRASVGRHLDSVASIERFFVSSSRVTRSEFATFVDRMLREKPGIQGLGWNPRVSDVQRQDFESLIRAEGFPGFEITERGEEGAMVRAARRPDYVVVTYLEPLGDNSKALGFDVASSADRREALNRARDTGLAVATAPVTLVQESSSQAGVLLFHPVYQGIAQTVEQRRRSLAGYAVGVFRVGDIMDAVVRTSLSDGIGLSISDASAVPGKSWLYGANESEQYAEAPYRWSADLEVGGRRWVLQFWPSPGYLSGHRGWQAWGVLTAGLLFTSVLGAFLLAMTGRAFEVGVLVHRRTAELSGILNTAIETIMTLDDQGRVESVNPAGEALFGRPAEALLGQLISEVVPEFFVSLVAGGGGLRTLSDAGSRCDTWARRLDGGRVPIELALSPLPVGERMRYTLIIHDLTERHKVNRMKDEFISTVNHELRTPLTSIKGALGLVVGGVLDAHPDKKASALALSYDNCQRLEVLINDLLDIGKIQYAEAQLQLQPLLLDALVDKALAMNQGYADKFEVRLRAVAAPEGAAVLGDENRLLQVLSNLLSNACKYSPTQGEVVVSVEPRQGQWRISVADSGPGIPVEFQAQVFERFTQADSSDTRRLGGTGLGLAITRALVERHGGRISFDSLPGEGAVFHVDLPGARPQDGDAVVKAAGTVVPEAP